TGGTCGAACAGGTACGTGGCGTACAGGTGGGTCGAAAAGTTGTACTGGTTGCGGCGGAGATCCTCCGAGAGGTCGGCCTTGATCCAGTTGTTGTCCCAGTCCGACGTCGTGCGGAGATGCTGCACCACTCCCAGGGTGATCGCTTCGTCGGACTGGCCGTGGACGTTGTCGAAATAGACGAACCGGAGCGTGACGCCAAAGACGAGCACGCTGACCGCGAGAAGCCACGGCAGGACTGAGCGCAAGCGGGGGGAGAGCATGGACCGGATCGGCCGCGAAGGTTGGGGCGACCCGCGGCCGACCGAAACCGATTGGCGCTCTCCTGTCGACGGCGTTGGCGAGGACGAAAATGGGGTAGCCGGGGCCACCCTCGCTCTTTCCCGGCGTGCGTCAGCGGAAGTCGGCTTCGAGCACGACGCGGTAGCGGGCCTTGCCTTCGCGCAGGTGGGTGAGCGCGTCGTTCACGCGCGACATCGGGAAGCGCTCGACCTGCGGGGCAATTTGATGGCGCGCGCAGAAGGCGAGCATCTTGTCGACGGTCGCCGGGCTGCCGGTGGGCGAACCGGAGACCGATTTCTGGCCGGAGATCAGACCGAAGGCGGCGATCGGGATGGGCTCGAGGACGGCCCCGACGAAGTGCATGCGGCCCTTGGGCGCGAGCGTGGCGAGCAGGGCCTTCCAGTCGAGCGGCGCGTTCACCGTCACGAGGAGGAAGTCGAGCGTGCCGGCGATTTGCTTGAGCGCGGCGGCGTCCTTCGAGTTCACCGCGTGGTGCGCGCCGAGCCGGCGGGCCTCGTCACGCTTGCTGTCGCTGGAGGTGAATGCGGTGACCTCGCAGCCCCATTTGTTGAGGAACTGGAGCGCGAGATGGCCGAGTCCGCCAATGCCGACGACGCCCACGCGGTCGGTGGAGCGCACGCGGAACTCGACGATGGGGTTGAAGACCGTGATGCCACCGCAGAGGAGCGGGCCGGCGGAGATGGGATCGACGCCGGCCGGGATCGGCGTGGCCCACACCCAGTGGCAGCGCACGCGCTCGGCGAAGCCGCCGGGGCGGCCGACGATGGTGCCCTCGACGTCGACGCAGAGATTGTGGTCGCCCGCGAGGCACGCGGGGCACGCGAGGCAGCTGCCGGAGTTCCAGCCGAGCCCCACGCGATCGCCCACCTTGACGCGCTTCGCCTGCGGGCCGGTGGCGACGACCGTGCCGGTGACCTCGTGGCCCGGGATGATCGGGTACTTCGTCATCCCCCACTCGTTGTCCAACATCGACAGGTCGGAATGGCAGATGCCGCAGGTCTCGACCTTGATCTCGACCTGTTCGGGTCCGAGCGGGCCGGGTTCGTAGGCGAACGGCTGGAGCGGGGCGCGCGGGCTGAGCGCGGCGTAGGCGTTGATCTTGGTGCTCATGCGGTGGCGAGGGTGGCAGGATAACGGGCGGGTCGGCGGGTGCAAATGGCTCGGCGGGAATGACTCGGCGCGGGAGCAGGACGGTTGGGCGGACGAGTGGCGGGCCCATGGGCCGGACGCAACGCAGGCGGCCGAAAGCCGAGATAACACGCCAAATCTGGCGTATTATCGGCGATAACACGCCAGATTTGGCGCGTTATCTCGGGTCGCCGTGATTTCGGTCAAAGCCCGACGCTGGTTTTTGCCGTCGGGCGGGCTGGGGTTTTGACTGGGGCGGGCGATGGACTTTCATTGCCGGCGATGATCGCCACCGAGGACGCCATTGAAGTCGAAGCCGAGCGGCTGCTGCGCTCGATGATGCACGTGGAGTGCGATCCGCGGGGCCGGAAATGGAACCTGGAAACCTGCCGTGAGATCGCGCCGCTGACCCTCGAGATCAACCGGCTGAAGCAGGAGAAAGGCGCGGTGATCCTGGCGCACTCGTACGTCGAACCGGAGATCATCTACGGCGTGGCGGACTACCGCGGGGACTCGTATTTCCTGAGCCTCAAGGCGCGGGACTCGCAGGCGAAGATGATCGTGTTCGCGGGTGTGGTGTTCATGGCCGAGACTGCGAAGATCCTGTCGCCGGAGGCGATGGTGGTCGTGCCGGACCGCGGCTCTGGCTGCTCGTTGGCGGACTCCATCACCGGCGAGGACGTGCGGAAGCTGAAGGGGCTGTATCCGGACGCGACGGTCGTGTGCTACATCAACAGCACGGCGGAGGTGAAGGCGGAGTCGGACGTGTGTGTCACCTCGGGCAACGTTTACCACATCGTCTCGAACCTGCCGGCGCGGCGGATCCTCTTCGTGCCCGACCGGTTGATGGGGCAGAACCTGCGCGACGAGCTGAAGCGCCGGGGCGTGGACAAGGAGATCATCACGTCTGACGGCACCTGCATGGTGCACGACGAGTTCACGCCGGCGGACATCGCCGAGGCGCGCGTGCGTTTTCCCGGGCTGAAGGTGGTGGCGCACCCGGAGTGCACGCCGGAGGTCGCGCGGGCGGCCGACTTTGTGGGGAGCACGGGCGCGATGATGAAGTACGTGAAGACGACCGGGGCGCCGTATTTCCTGATGCTGACCGAGTGCGGACTGGTGGGGCGGCTGCAGGTGGAGACGCCGGAGAAGACGTTCATCGGCGGCTGCCGGCTCTGTCCCTACATGAAGCTCAACTCGCTGGAGAAGGTGCGGGATGTCCTGCGCGCCCCGCGTCCGGACCAAGTGGTGGTGCTGGACGAGCAGATCCGCCAGCGTGCGGCCCGCTGCATTGATCGGATGTTTGAGCTGTCACCTGCGGAGTGAGAGTGAAAGTGAGAGTGAAAGTGGCAGGCGTTCGGAGCCTGGGAGGGAAATTCAGTCGTTACGTGTTGGTCTGAAGGTATATAAGGTTTTCACCCGCTCCTGCGGGTCGGTCTCGTTCCCACGGCGGCTAAACCTGCAACCTGCCAACCTTTCCACTTGAAACGTGATGCCGACCGGCGTTGCCGGCCGTCACCACAGGTTCGTGCCGGAGCGGACGGCGACGAGGGCGCAGACTTTGGGGACGTACATCCGGGTTTCGGCGGGGAGCGCGTCGGCGATACTGGCGTAGTCGCGGGCCTGGCGTTTCGCGAGAGCGCGGCTGACGCGACCTTCGCCGGCGTTGTACGCGGCGAGCGCGAGAGGCCAGCTACCGAACCTGCCATGCAGACGGCGGAGGTAGCGGGCGGCGGCGCGGGCGGATTTCTCCGGGTGCTCGCGTTCGTCGGGCAGAAACGTGTCGAGGCCGAGCGAGCGGGCGGTCTCGGGCATGAGTTGGAACAACCCGCGCGCGCCGACCGGGCTGCGGGCCTGGGGGTTGAACGAGCTCTCGGCCTCGGCCAGCCATACGAGCGAGGGCGGCGCGCCCTCGGCCACGAACACTTCGCGCAACGTCGGCACCAGTTCGCTGGCGCGGCCGGGAATCGGGCGGTTTTTGACCCGGGAAAACCAGAGATCGTAGTACGGGACCGGTTCGCCGGGCGTGGGCGGCGGCAAACCTGGTTTGCCGGGCTCCGGGCGCGGGGCGGGCTTCGGGCGAGGCGCCGGCAGGGACTTCGCCTGCTGCGCTGCGTCGAGTTCATCGAGCCGCTGGGCAAGCCAGTCGGCCAACTCGCCCTCGGCCCCGGCGAGTCGCAATGCGTTCAGGAGGTTGCGCGCCTCAGGCGCCCGCGCCGCCATCTCGTCGAGCGAGTCGCCCTCGAGGGCGGCCTGAAGGCGTGACACAAGTTGGGCCCACTGTTCCTTCGAAGGAAACATGTACTCCTCCTTCACCTCGGGCGGCGCGTATTCCTCAAAGAGCTGACGGCCAGCTTCATACAACGCGTCCGGGTCAAAGGCGGCGGGGTTCTGCGCGGGGGCCGAGGCTCCCTGCGGTGGGGGCGTGGCGGGGGGCGGGGCTCCGGGCGTGACGGCCCAAGCCGGACTGGCGGCCAACAGGAGGGCCACGGGTACGGGTGAAAGGAGGAGCCGGAGACGCATGCGGGGGGCTGAGACACGAGGATTTCAGTTCGGGCGCAAGTTCGCGCACGTTTCTGCCCCGGCTGTTCCCACAACCGGAACGTCAGTGTCTCGCTTTTGCTACAGTGCCGTAGCCGACGATTTTCTTCCGATTTGTTAATGCCAGAATAATAGGAAGTAATGAAACGCGGCGGTCGTTGGCATCCGAGCTGCAATGGCGCGCCGACCATGTGTTTCCCACGCATCCCACTCGTGGTCGCTGCCTTCTGCGCGGCCGCATCCTGTCTATCTGCCGTCGAGCCGGTCCGGCTGCCCGAGCTGGGCGCGACGCGCTTTGTTGAGCGCGATGGCCATCTCGTTGCTGAACTGGGCCTTTATGGCCCGTTTGGCGGGTTCAAAGTGCGCGAGTCTCATCCCGTGCTGACCACCGTCACGGTTCCGGACGAGGCCAAGAACCAGGTCCTAATCAAGCTGAGGTCCTGGATCGGCTACAAGGAGCTCGGGCCCGAGGCCGTGATCAACTTCTCCATCCCGGAGTACCAGCCGATCTATACCATTGGATACGTTGAGTATGTGCCACTTGCCCTCGCGGCGGACCCGAAACTTGATGCCGGTAAGCTGGTGAATATCTCGGCCCGCGGCCAGGCCTCGCGGGGCAGCAAGCTGATCGCGGGTTTCGTCATCGACGAGCAGAGCCGATTGGTCCTCATCCGGGCCGTCGGCCCCGGACTGGCGGTCCTCAACGTCACCGATCGGATGGCCAATCCGTATGTGACGTTGTACCGCCACTCGATGCCGATCCTCTACAACGACAATTGGGGCGATCGGCTCGAGGCGGACAAGATTCCCGCGGCCGCGGCCAAGGTGGGCGCGTTTCCCCTGAGTGCTGGATCCAAGGACGCCGCGATCCTTACCGAGCTCGAACCTGGTCTGTATACGGCGGTTGCAGAGCCGTCTGACGACAACGGCAGCGGCACCGTGTTGCTCGAGGTGTATTCCATCCCGACGAATTGAGCGGGACGGTAGGAGTTCTGGCGCTGCGAGCCCTCGCGGCGCCGGGACAGATCCCGTTTGACCCTCCCGGGGCGGTGGCTACCTAGAGCCGTTTCGCACGTTGAAACGCACGCCCACCGCTCCCACCCGGACTCCGACCGCGGCTTCGCCGGCGGATCTCCGCCACGCTTCCGCCGCATGAACCGCGTCCACATCAAAACCTACGGGTGTCAGATGAACGAGCGCGACAGCGAGGCGGTGGCGGCGATGCTGCGCAGCCGCGGGTACCGGATCGTGGCCGACGAGGACGAGTGCGACATCCTGCTGCTGAACACCTGCAGCGTGCGCGACGCGGCGGAGCAGAAGGCGATTGGCAAGGCCGGCTACCTGCAGCAGCGCAAAAAGAAGCAGCCGGATTTCGTCCTCGGGATCCTCGGCTGCATGGCGCAGAACCGCGGGGCGTCGCTGCTCGACCAGTTGCCGGACGTCGACCTGATCATCGGGACCCAGAAGTTTCACCAGGTGGCCGGCTATCTCGACAACCTGCGCGCGGCGCGGGAGGCGGGCGTGCCGATTGGCCAGACGATCGTCGACATCGCGGAGGAGCCGGGTTCGCAGAACACGATCAAGGACCACCTCGTGGCCGGGCCCGACGGGGCGGATGCCGCCGTGGCAGACCGGCAGGTGACGGCGTTCGTTTCGATCCAGCAGGGCTGCAACATGGACTGCGCGTTCTGCATCGTGCCGAAGACGCGCGGCGACGAACGCTCGCGGCCGATGGACGACATCGTGGCCGAGTGCCGGGCGCTGGCGGCGCGCGGCGTGCGCGAGATCACGCTGCTCGGGCAGATCGTGACGAGTTACGGCCGGCGCGACTACGTGCACACCGACGGCGTCACGCCCTTCGTGCAGCTGCTCGAGCGCGTGCACGCGGTGGATGGCATCGAGCGGATCCGGTTCACCTCGCCCCACCCTCGCGGGTTCAAGGACGACCTCGTTGCCGCCTACGGCCGGCTGCCGAAGCTTTGCGGCTACGTGCACCTGCCGATGCAGTCGGGCAGCAACCGGATCCTGCGCGCGATGAACCGGCCGTACACGCGGGAGCGCTACCGCGAGATCGTCGAGGCGCTGCGCGCGGTGCAGCCCGGGATGTATTTTTCGACCGACGTGATCGTGGGCTTTCCGGGCGAGACGGAGGACGACTTCCGCGAGACGTGCGAGCTGTTCCGCGCCTGCGATTTCGACATGGCGTACATCTTCAAGTACTCGATCCGGACCGGCACGCCGGCGGCGACGCTGCCGGACCAGGTCGATGAGGAGGTAAAGGAACGCCGCAACCAGGAGCTGCTCGCGATCCTGGAGGAAAATTCGCTGCGCCGCACGGCGGCGCTGGTCGGGACCGTGGAGCAGGTGCTCGTCGATGGCCGCGACAAGACCGGCGCGCGGCTGACCGGCCGGACGCGCGGCAACCGCGTGTGCGTTTTTGACGGACCCGCGGAGTTGATCGGGCAGATGGTGCCGCTGAAAATCACGCGGGCGACGGCGAGTACGTTGTATGGGGATCGGGGGTAAGAAATCCTTCTCCTACTCTTACTCTTTCTCTTACTCTCCCCATGCCTGCCATCTTCGATCACGAGCGCCTGGTGGCCTATCAACGAGCCTTAAAATTCATCGCATGGGTTGCGCCCCTTCTGGACGAGCTACCTGCAAAAATTTCGGTTCGTGACCAACTAGACCGAGCCAGCACCAGCATTCCGCTGAACCTGGCCGAAGGTAACGGGAAGCGTTCATTCGTGGACCGGTCGCGGTACCTGGATTCGGCCCGAGGCTCTGGTCTCGAGTGCGCGGCCTGTCTGGACGTGTTGGTAACGCGCCGCCTCCTTACGGCAGAGCGGGCCGATGAGGGAAAATCGATTCTGCTGGAAGTCGTGTCGACCACGGCCGGCTTGATTGCGCACTTTGCCAAGCAGGTGAGGGAAGAGCAGGCGGAGTATGGAGCTGCCGGCCGGACAGAGGAGAAAGAGGAAGAGGAAGAGGAAGAGGAAGAGAAAGAGTAAGAACTCGCCGGACCTCCGCGTCGCCCTCACCATTGTCCTTCTCCATGTCACTCACCCTCGCCACGATCATCACTGCACTGCTCCTCCTTGCGCTGGGGGTGCCGCTGCTCGTCGGGCATTCGCAGACGATTGCGCTGCTCAAGGCGTTTCCCCGATCGCGCCGGGCGGCGTACGTCCTGTTTTCCGCCGGGGCGGCGTGGTTCCTGTACGAAGTGGCGCATCTTTCGGTCGCGGACTTCGGGGAATACCGGGTTTACCTGTTCATCGCTTTCGCCGCGATTGCGGTGCTGGCGTTCAAGTGCGTGCCGGACTTCCTCGCGGTGCGCGGGTTGAGCGCGGTGATTCTCATGGGCGCGACGCCGCTGTTGCAGGCGGCCTACATGCAGTACGACAAGCCGCTGCGGCTCTTCATGGTGGCCTTCGTTTACGTCGCGCTCACGGTCGCGATCTGGCTCGCGGCGCAGCCGTGGCGGATGCGGGATTTCCTGGGGTGGGTGTTTGCGCAGCCCGCGCGCACGCGGGTGATTGGCGGCTGTCTCGCGGGTTACGGACTGCTGCTGACGGTCATCTCATTCACGTATTGAGGTGACGCACCGATTCCGTTTCGGTGCGGCATGACTTTGTCTGACGCCTCCAGCCCGACGTCTCGTGTGCGAGACGGCTCGTCAGCTGTCCTCCTGGTGATCGCCGGACCGGCGGGTTCGGGGAAGAGCACCCTGTGCGACCGGCTGGTGACCGAGGCGCCGGAGTTCTCGCGCGTCGTGACCACGACGACGCGGCCACCGCGGGAGGGCGAGGTCAACGGCGTGCACTATCACTTTTTCGCACCGGACGAGTTCGAACGCCGCGTCGCGGCCGGGGAGTTCCTCGAGTGGGCGCAGGTCCATGGCAACAACCGCTTCCGGATGTACGGGACGCTGCGCTCGAGCGTGCTGGAACCGCTGGCGCAAGGCCGAAGCCTCGTGATGAGCATCGACGTGCAGGGCGTGGAGAGCATTCGCCGCGCGGCCCGGGCGGACGAGCGCCTGCAGCGGGCATTGACCACGGTGTTCATCCGGGTGGACCGGGACCGGCTCGTGGCGCGCATGCGCGCGCGGGCGACGGAGGGCGAGGAGGAGATCGCGTGCCGGATGAAGACGGCGGAAGCCGAGCTGCGTGAAGCCTCGAAGTTCGATTTCATCATCGAGAGCCGCACACGCGACGAGGATTTCCACGCGCTGGAGCAGATTGTCGCCGAGGCCCGGCGGCGCGCGAGTTGTCCGCAGTGAGGGCGGCGCCGGGTCGGCGCGCCGGATCACTGCTGCTCGACGACGTAGTGGCTGCCGCGGCTGCGCGGATTGAGGCTGGCGGCGTGCACCACCAATAGCGCGGTCTGGATGGCGTTGCGGAGTTCGACGAGCTCCCGGGAGAGCCGGCAGCCGCGATAGAAACTCTGCACCTCCTCGCGCAGTTCCAGCAGGATGCGCCGGGCGCGCGTGAGGCGCTTGGGTGAGCGCACGACGCCGGCGTAGTTCCACATCGTGTGCTGGATCTGGAGCATGTCCTGACGGATGAGCACCGGATCGGCCTCGCCAGTCGGGCTTTCCCACTCGCGCGGGACGGGGAGACGAAACGCCTGCGTGGCGATGTCCTGCGCGTCGGCGAGCGCGGCGAATTTGGCGCTGACCAGGCACTCGAGCAGCGAGGTGCTGGCGAGCCGGTTGGCGCCGTGGAGGCCGGTGCAACCGGTTTCACCGATGGCGTTGAGGTGGCGGATGCTGGTGCGCCCCTGCAGGTCGGCGTGCACCCCCCCGCAGGCGAAGTGCGCCGCGGGCACGACCGGGATCGGCTGCGAGGTGATGTCCACGCCGTGCTCGAGGCACCGGCTGTAGATGCTCGGGAAGCGCTCGCGAATGAAGTCCGGCTTCATCGCCGACAGATCGAGGTAGACGCACTCGTCGCCACTCGTGGTGAGTTCGTGGGTGATCGCGCGGGCCACGATGTCGCGCGGCGCCAGGGAGCCGCGCGGGTTGATCGCGTCCATGAACCGCTCGCCGCGGGTATTGCGCAGGACGGCGCCCTCGCCGCGGATGGCCTCGGTGATGAGGAAGCGCGGGGCGTTCTTCTTCGCGAAGACCGTCGGGTGAAACTGGACGTACTCGAGGTCGATGAGGCGGGCGCCGACGCGAAACGCCATCGCCACGCCGTGGCCGACGCTGCCGGGCTGGTTGGTCGAGTGCAGGAAGATCTGCCCCAGGCCGCCGGTGGCGAGGACCGTCTTCTTCGCGACGATCGCGAGCGTCTCACCGGTCTCGGTGTTGAGCACGTACGCGCCGAAGCACGTGAGCGGCTCGTAGTGGTCGCTGACGTTGTCCGAGCTGTGCGAGAGCGTGAGCAGGTCGATCGCGACCCAGCCGAGGCGGCGGGAGATCAACGGCGTGGCGTCCACGCGCTGGGCGACCGAGGCGAGGATGGCATGCCCGGTGGTGTCCTTGGCGTGGATGATCCGGCGGGCGCTGTGCCCGCCCTCGCGGGTGAAGTCGAGCACGCCGGCGGCATCACGGTCGAAGCCGACGCCCAGTTCCTGGAGGAGGAGTTCCTCGACGGCGCGCGGTCCCTCGTGGACGAGCTGCTGGACGGCGGCCGGGTTGGCCACGCCGTCGCTGGCTTCGATGATGTCCCGCGCGAGCAGGGCGGGATCGTGGCCGACGTCGTAGATGATGCCGCCCTGGGCCCAGTCGCTGTTGGCCTGCAGCGGGCCATTGAGCGAGAGGAGTTCGACCTTGAGGCCCTTGGCGGCGGCGCGGAGCGCGTAGGCGGAGCCGGCGAGGCCGGCGCCGATGACGAGGCAGTCGGTGCGAAGGACGTTCATGGCCGGTTCTCCCGCCGCCGCTTCCGGGCCGCGGGCGGGCCGGCCTTGCTGTCGGTCGCGCCCACCAGCGTGAGGCTCAGGTCGGCCGCGGGGGCCGAGTGCGTGAGCGCGCCGATGCTGATGACATCGACGCCGGGCAGCGCGTAGTCGCGCAGGGTGTCGAAGCGCACGCCGCCGGAGACTTCGACCACCGCGGCGCCAGCAATGAGGGCGACGGCCTCGCGGACCTGCGCGGGTTTCATGTTATCGAGGAGAATGGCATCGGCCTTGGCGCGGAGCGCCTCCTTCACCTCGGGGAGGGACTTGGCTTCAACCTCAATCTTGGCGAGGTGCGGCGCGGCGGCGCGGGTGAGCTGGACGGCGCGCGTGAGGGAGCCGGCGGCGGCGATGTGGTTCTCCTTGATGAGCACGTGCTCGCCCAGGGAGGAGCGGTGATTGAAGCAACCGCCGCAGCGCACGGCGTATTTCTCGAGCGCGCGCCAGCCGGGCGTGGTCTTGCGGGTGTCCACGATGCGGACGCCGGTGCCCGCGATGGCGGCGGCGAATCTGCCCGACTGGGTGGCGACACCGGAGAGCCGTTGCAGAAAATTGAGCGCGGTGCGTTCCGCCGTGAGCAGCGAGGCCGTGGGGCCCGCGACCTGGAGGACGCGGTTGCCGCAGGCCAGCCGGTCGCCATCCCGGGCGAGGAGGGTGACCTTGAGCGCGGGGTCGACGCGCTCGAACACGCGCGCGGCGACGGCGACGCCGCAGAGGACCAGGTCCTGGGCGGCCTCGATGAAGGCACGGCTCCGATGTTGGGCGTTGAAGATCGCCCGGCTGGTCACATCGCCGAGCCCCGCGTCTTCCTCGAGCGCGAGATCGATCAGGTGGTCAGTGCGCGCAGTGATCATGATGGCCCGTCGACTAAGGCGGCGGACGCAGGGTTCCGCAACGGCGAAGCGCGGATTGGCCCGCGGAGCGCGGCGCGAGCCTGGGGAAACTCGATGGGATCATCAGCTTTATCGATGCGGGGGCCGCGGAATCCGCGTTGAATCGCCGCGGCCACCGTGGAGGATGCCGGCGCATGAACACCCCCTTGGTCCGGCTTGGCCTGGTTTCGGCGGCGATGCTCACGGCCGTCGTGGCCTTCAGCGGCTGCGCGAGCTTCTTCCGCTCTTCCCAGCAGGCGCAGCGTTCGAGCAGCGTCGTCACCTATCTGTATCCGAAGCAGGCCAACCCGGTGCCGCCGACCGCCATCCCGGTATTGCGGCTGCCGCTGCGCGTCGGCATCGCGTTTGTGCCGGCGGGCGGGACCACGGGCAGCTACCGCCTCGGGGCGGGCCTGACCGAAATGCAGAAAACGCAGCTCATGCGGCGGGTGGCGGACCAGTTCCGCGGCCTGGATTACATCGAGCGGATCGAGATCATTCCTTCCACGTACCTGCGGCCCGGCGGCGGGTTTGAAAATCTGAACCAGGTGCGCCGGATGCTGAACGTCGATGTGGTGGCGCTGGTCGGCTATGACCAGACGCAGTTCACCGACGAGAACTTCCTCTCCCTCTCTTACTGGACCATCGTCGGCGCCTACATCTTCAAGGGGAACGTCAACGACACCCACACCATCATGGAGGCCGCGGTTTACGACATCGCGTCCGAGCACCTCCTGTTCCGCGCCGGCGGCGCGAGCCAAGTCAAGGGCAGCGCGGCGGCGAAGTACGTCACCGCGAACCTGCAGGAGGATGCGGGGAAGGGCTTTGAGCAGGCGACGACCGACCTGATCCTGAATCTGCAGGCCGAGCTGGGCGCGTTTCGCGAG
The Opitutus sp. ER46 genome window above contains:
- the miaB gene encoding tRNA (N6-isopentenyl adenosine(37)-C2)-methylthiotransferase MiaB, yielding MNRVHIKTYGCQMNERDSEAVAAMLRSRGYRIVADEDECDILLLNTCSVRDAAEQKAIGKAGYLQQRKKKQPDFVLGILGCMAQNRGASLLDQLPDVDLIIGTQKFHQVAGYLDNLRAAREAGVPIGQTIVDIAEEPGSQNTIKDHLVAGPDGADAAVADRQVTAFVSIQQGCNMDCAFCIVPKTRGDERSRPMDDIVAECRALAARGVREITLLGQIVTSYGRRDYVHTDGVTPFVQLLERVHAVDGIERIRFTSPHPRGFKDDLVAAYGRLPKLCGYVHLPMQSGSNRILRAMNRPYTRERYREIVEALRAVQPGMYFSTDVIVGFPGETEDDFRETCELFRACDFDMAYIFKYSIRTGTPAATLPDQVDEEVKERRNQELLAILEENSLRRTAALVGTVEQVLVDGRDKTGARLTGRTRGNRVCVFDGPAELIGQMVPLKITRATASTLYGDRG
- a CDS encoding NAD(P)-dependent alcohol dehydrogenase, whose protein sequence is MSTKINAYAALSPRAPLQPFAYEPGPLGPEQVEIKVETCGICHSDLSMLDNEWGMTKYPIIPGHEVTGTVVATGPQAKRVKVGDRVGLGWNSGSCLACPACLAGDHNLCVDVEGTIVGRPGGFAERVRCHWVWATPIPAGVDPISAGPLLCGGITVFNPIVEFRVRSTDRVGVVGIGGLGHLALQFLNKWGCEVTAFTSSDSKRDEARRLGAHHAVNSKDAAALKQIAGTLDFLLVTVNAPLDWKALLATLAPKGRMHFVGAVLEPIPIAAFGLISGQKSVSGSPTGSPATVDKMLAFCARHQIAPQVERFPMSRVNDALTHLREGKARYRVVLEADFR
- the nadC gene encoding carboxylating nicotinate-nucleotide diphosphorylase, which encodes MITARTDHLIDLALEEDAGLGDVTSRAIFNAQHRSRAFIEAAQDLVLCGVAVAARVFERVDPALKVTLLARDGDRLACGNRVLQVAGPTASLLTAERTALNFLQRLSGVATQSGRFAAAIAGTGVRIVDTRKTTPGWRALEKYAVRCGGCFNHRSSLGEHVLIKENHIAAAGSLTRAVQLTRAAAPHLAKIEVEAKSLPEVKEALRAKADAILLDNMKPAQVREAVALIAGAAVVEVSGGVRFDTLRDYALPGVDVISIGALTHSAPAADLSLTLVGATDSKAGPPAARKRRRENRP
- a CDS encoding lytic transglycosylase domain-containing protein, with the protein product MRLRLLLSPVPVALLLAASPAWAVTPGAPPPATPPPQGASAPAQNPAAFDPDALYEAGRQLFEEYAPPEVKEEYMFPSKEQWAQLVSRLQAALEGDSLDEMAARAPEARNLLNALRLAGAEGELADWLAQRLDELDAAQQAKSLPAPRPKPAPRPEPGKPGLPPPTPGEPVPYYDLWFSRVKNRPIPGRASELVPTLREVFVAEGAPPSLVWLAEAESSFNPQARSPVGARGLFQLMPETARSLGLDTFLPDEREHPEKSARAAARYLRRLHGRFGSWPLALAAYNAGEGRVSRALAKRQARDYASIADALPAETRMYVPKVCALVAVRSGTNLW
- the rhlP gene encoding rhombotarget lipoprotein (RhlP (RHombo-target LipoProtein) is a family of predicted lipoproteins that, in general, co-occurs with a form of rhombosortase, and that has an apparent cleavage site for that enzyme, a GlyGly motif, near the C-terminus.), encoding MNTPLVRLGLVSAAMLTAVVAFSGCASFFRSSQQAQRSSSVVTYLYPKQANPVPPTAIPVLRLPLRVGIAFVPAGGTTGSYRLGAGLTEMQKTQLMRRVADQFRGLDYIERIEIIPSTYLRPGGGFENLNQVRRMLNVDVVALVGYDQTQFTDENFLSLSYWTIVGAYIFKGNVNDTHTIMEAAVYDIASEHLLFRAGGASQVKGSAAAKYVTANLQEDAGKGFEQATTDLILNLQAELGAFRERLKQSPGEVKVERRPGYTGSGDFGPGFVGLLALLGAAAWLRRKH
- the nadB gene encoding L-aspartate oxidase, giving the protein MNVLRTDCLVIGAGLAGSAYALRAAAKGLKVELLSLNGPLQANSDWAQGGIIYDVGHDPALLARDIIEASDGVANPAAVQQLVHEGPRAVEELLLQELGVGFDRDAAGVLDFTREGGHSARRIIHAKDTTGHAILASVAQRVDATPLISRRLGWVAIDLLTLSHSSDNVSDHYEPLTCFGAYVLNTETGETLAIVAKKTVLATGGLGQIFLHSTNQPGSVGHGVAMAFRVGARLIDLEYVQFHPTVFAKKNAPRFLITEAIRGEGAVLRNTRGERFMDAINPRGSLAPRDIVARAITHELTTSGDECVYLDLSAMKPDFIRERFPSIYSRCLEHGVDITSQPIPVVPAAHFACGGVHADLQGRTSIRHLNAIGETGCTGLHGANRLASTSLLECLVSAKFAALADAQDIATQAFRLPVPREWESPTGEADPVLIRQDMLQIQHTMWNYAGVVRSPKRLTRARRILLELREEVQSFYRGCRLSRELVELRNAIQTALLVVHAASLNPRSRGSHYVVEQQ
- a CDS encoding four helix bundle protein, whose product is MPAIFDHERLVAYQRALKFIAWVAPLLDELPAKISVRDQLDRASTSIPLNLAEGNGKRSFVDRSRYLDSARGSGLECAACLDVLVTRRLLTAERADEGKSILLEVVSTTAGLIAHFAKQVREEQAEYGAAGRTEEKEEEEEEEEEKE
- the nadA gene encoding quinolinate synthase NadA; amino-acid sequence: MIATEDAIEVEAERLLRSMMHVECDPRGRKWNLETCREIAPLTLEINRLKQEKGAVILAHSYVEPEIIYGVADYRGDSYFLSLKARDSQAKMIVFAGVVFMAETAKILSPEAMVVVPDRGSGCSLADSITGEDVRKLKGLYPDATVVCYINSTAEVKAESDVCVTSGNVYHIVSNLPARRILFVPDRLMGQNLRDELKRRGVDKEIITSDGTCMVHDEFTPADIAEARVRFPGLKVVAHPECTPEVARAADFVGSTGAMMKYVKTTGAPYFLMLTECGLVGRLQVETPEKTFIGGCRLCPYMKLNSLEKVRDVLRAPRPDQVVVLDEQIRQRAARCIDRMFELSPAE
- a CDS encoding AAA family ATPase, giving the protein MIAGPAGSGKSTLCDRLVTEAPEFSRVVTTTTRPPREGEVNGVHYHFFAPDEFERRVAAGEFLEWAQVHGNNRFRMYGTLRSSVLEPLAQGRSLVMSIDVQGVESIRRAARADERLQRALTTVFIRVDRDRLVARMRARATEGEEEIACRMKTAEAELREASKFDFIIESRTRDEDFHALEQIVAEARRRASCPQ